Genomic DNA from Lactuca sativa cultivar Salinas chromosome 8, Lsat_Salinas_v11, whole genome shotgun sequence:
ctcgcaccgatcgatcatcagcgatctctacctccaaagggcaatccaacataccCGAAGACtcaagaaacttcttgctaagcgcaagggacacAAATGATCCGGAAGCAcctgagtcgaacaacacctgaattgggataccgttcacatggaacgatcctaacacatatacacataccgagcacatatcaatatcataacatcataaattaaaagtagagggaaagaatcatacccgtcaccacatcgggtgcggcgcgtgcctcctcggtagtcagctgaaatgatCGGCTCCTCACCATCGGAGCCTCCGCCTTGCCTTGCCGGatcagtgatccgcagggtcgttggagctggcgccttcactggcgctgaaactgtcaactgggggtaattggccttcttgtggcccctttggttgcagtggaaacacagcaactccgatgtctgaataactgctgccggagcagtgcaatccctgctaaagtgcccagacttgccgcacttgtagcagcccgatgatcccaacctgcacgccccctcgtgcggcctgccgcttttcctgcagcggctcagtcttgactggcctttcggcctaccatccaatcccttgggcttcttccccgaagcccctcctgtctgtccctcctctgacttccgtttccagatatgctccaaatctatctccctttccctcgccctggcaatcatagagtccaaggtagggcaagctgaaaagctaacatgctcccggatgtcagctcgtagcatatcatgataacggatcctcctcatatcctcgtcaccagcatactggggcaccaacaaagccctctcccggaacttggcggtgatctccgccacagtctcagtcgtctgcctcatgtccaaaaactccctggccagctgctgaagctcgacagccggcgcaaactctgcccttaacctggtcacaaagtccgaccaggtcataacCTCGATccctgaggctcccaacgagccgcccactgactcccaccaatctcgagctcggtctcgtaaacaccctgctgcatacctcaccttcgacccctcggggcagaagctagtcaaatgtgcagactcgatgtctgcgatccatcgcctggcagcaatggggtccttcaccccgtggaaatccgacgcaccactgcccctgaagtccttaaaggacagcgtgcgagatcccgactggccagatgccatgtcactcctgaacgccttgaggcgatcctccatcaactcgatgatcccttccttgatcgacccgaagataatgggagtcgactcaaggatacccctggtgatctctgacgcgatgaactcgcgtagtccctcatctaccggctcggaacctgatcccgaacctgacccctctcctgaaccgccatccatcggcctcgatcgaagtaccaccattctgcaatacataacaacaatcattagtgatactaatacttcctgagggatcacaactaccacaagttccctggtctcatcttggcctcccttggttcgggtacggatcctctgcatccaatagtacgggcccatactaccttccacatctatccgtacctttttcaaggactgcctcgactctaccagatccctttcactatggctgatcactgctatactcatcctaggctttccctagggaaatctctgactctactctatccagtcctcagctgctgcaggcctccttgtaatgccagttagccactccccgaataccatcacatgtgatgaggctcagataatccttcgagtacccgactcgtccctacaacggttggactcaaacaagagctacgcagtaggatcaaatccggcactctaagattattcaaacctgatcacatgtgacgtgacgtattcacctaatggctaactcccattattcagagtcccacaaagcacaaagcaagcagcattcagacaagggtaacgatctcaatcaactctatctgcttacaggaacCGTACTAGcgtacaatgctaagctcatattaccaggcataacctaatcaggctatcctactagctgtctacttaatactagcatgcaattctcatacaactgaaacacatacagcaggcatataaggcatcactcctagacccttagtcctattctagcatgttgttatacaaaagctgataaacataacataaacttgtatgggtactttggggaatacttacttgagctcggccggtcgcgcacatcacacacttcgttctccctcaaaactcttttctcaatttttagaaaacattttcttttagaaaatcttttagtccctcgatttgagttcagacacccccgaaggtgtgtccgaatccctcaaaccagggctctgataccaacttgtaacgacccaattttcacgtccaaaaatttcgtttataaaacattacgtagaaaacattaataattaaaacattttttaatcaaaccatttcacatcgaaaaccaaattgaaatccacaacatttgATCAATTAAactatcagagtatcaatcccagaataaactcataactgcggaaacaagagagtgtgtgtgacatgctgctaccgcgccggctcctttcccctagctgaggaggtacctgaaaccaaaactgaaaaacgtaagcacaaagcttagtgagttccccatcgtaccacataccatacaaacacataacatacatactgccaggctattatgGGGTGCATGTCTactcggtacggccattctggggtgccgactacccgtgcggccattctggggtgccgtcctacccgtgtcaagccattctggggcgctgacctacccatgtcaacccattctggggtgctgactacccttcggtcctaacaaccgaacctcggggactatttcaccccctactactactatcacatttaaacataacataaacatattatcagacatatttggggtgcctgaactacccttcggtcctaacaaccgaacacggggactggtcccctcctactacctctatcgtataaacataacaagccagcatgcaacacatcatcacatactgtcagacgtatctgggtgtctgactacccttcggtcctaacaaccgaactctactactttcacatacaacatatcatgctagcacataacatatcaggtagtagcaatcctagatgatatcacaaagacaatcatctatcatacgaaccctactggtgggccgacattgtggccgtagacccaccgctactggaaggtaactcacctcgaagtagctactgatctgatcgggaactgactgtctactgctgctgctgctgctccggaaatcctccggttgCAACTCAACATACTCAATCAACCACTGctaactgacctttgggtaaaatggccattttacccctggtcatgccctaagtcaaagtcagagtcaactttcagttgacccgactcgctgagttggctcgccaactcgccgagtccctgtccaatcgactgacctgggtcccgtttctactcgtcgagttaggcgttgactcgacgagttctccttccaaactgattgttcaagtccttcatcctactcgccgagttgtatgaacaactcggcgagttcatcttcatccgatgaacacttatgctgcgactcgccgagttgtatgaacaactcgccgagtctgttcttgatctaaggagattgccttgaactcgccgagtcatggaaatgactcgccgagttctttcatgggtgagttcggctttcgactcactgagtcacaccccgcgACTCACTACTctcactcgacacaacgaaaaggggacaactcggagactcgcgagcagactcgccgagtcagatgaacgactcgccaagTCGTTACCATGCACTCACTAAAAACGCAAtgttgctcgattccagtccatgccattcacagatctgggttcctagagcatgaataacacgtaaagtttcctactttacgtgtaaatattcCTCAATGAGAGTTTTAGGGTTcaaatgcaccaaaaggggtagatctagggtgtacaagcaacatgggtccataaaggcagtggatccaagctcctggagctcgattccacctagatctagaggctaatcaGCCTAAAACAAACCCTCCATatacacaagcttggaaatgggtCAAGATGGACTCTAATGGGGCCATAAACATGAAAACATGGGGGAAAACGAGCCATACCTTAGTGAACACTCTGAGATAGCTCAAGGATGcttgacctcctcttcttcttcttcttgatctcctcTCCTTCTCACTCCCCAAGCTTCAAGAGGACACACCAATGGCTTCAAATCCACAAGAACGAGGCTTAGAACGAGGTATAGGGCTcagagggtgaatgggggctagcttggggcggaaatgagagattaaatagggtgcaaacccctaaaacttagggtttcatccaacagcggtgactcgccaagtccaagatatggactcgccgagtcgccaacttaaacatgtcccgggtcccgtctctacttggcgagtcggacctatgactcgccgagtccaaggctaaaaatggaaaatactcaaataagatttgcgtaccaggaaccgggtgctacagtgGTATTATGTGGTTGTATGTAGTGTGATATTTTGGGAAAGTCGCTAAGTTTTTGCTTACAGTTTATTTGGGTGTTTCAAGTATTTTCGATACAaaaaggaagggcccgacttgatggtGCAACATTCACTCTCCAACACTTTtcgcatttatttgttttgatacTCTCATATTTGATACAATATGATGTAATgaatttttgggaacaaattattATTGTATTTCTATTTTCAAAAAGTGAAAATTTTTACCGGGTTTTTGGGCTTTTACAACTTAATATATAACAGGATAttacaaatattaaatattacatttaaattataaaaataaactaaaaatgtatAAAGAAAAAGATTGACTAAAAGCTGCAACTAAAACTTTTGAAGAAATGAATATTATTCCTCCATATTTAGgtgcatatttttttttaaacgtcAAATAATTTATATATCTCATCTGTCTAAAATTGAACCCTTGACCTCCTAGTTAGTTGTTAGATTAGGAACCTCCATGTTAGCCAAATGTACTAGCCTCAACTTGTAGAGTGCATATTATTTTATCTCCAAAAATGAAGATAGAAATAGGATATGATTGAAAAAGAAAAGGgaaaaaaatggaattttggaGTGAATTGGAGATGCTCTAAGCCTCTATGTATTGTTTTCTCAAGATTTACAAACTTAGGTTGGGATTGAGTTTGGGTTTGGGTTTACACCCGGAAACGAACCGATAGAAACCAGAAACCGACAGACCGAACGAATCAGTTTGTGTTGTGGGTTCGGTTTGTATTATTTAAAAACCGAGGATATTGGGTAGGGTTCGGTTTTGGGTCAACACCGACCTAGGCTCATCCCTGGTTTATTTGCTTAGGAGATGTTGGATTATCAttgttttcaaaaacaatccaAGTAGTTATCTTCTAACAAAGTCATTGTTACAGCTATTGTATTTATAACCAACATGAGAGACATACAATAGGACAATACAATCGAATAGGCAAAGAGAAATTAAGGTCAAACAAAAACTCATTAAAAGTTAAAACCAGCTCATAAGCTTAAAGCTCAATCCCATCAGGTATCAATACAATGGAGCCGGTAGTCTTTCGAGTTTCAAGGTCAGAATGTGCTTGACCCGCCTGAGAAAGTGGATACTTATGGTTGACCCGAACCCGTAAAACCCCATTTGCAATATTACCAAACACCTCACCAGCAGCTTCAAGTAACTCATCTCTTTTAGATGTGTATTGCATCAAAGAAGGCCTTGTCAAGAACAATGACTTTACAGCAAGTGCAGATAAAGGCACAGGATCCGGTGCACCAGATGATTGCCCAAAACACACCAAGTGTCCACGTATCTTTACGCACTCTAATGACccctaattgaaaaaaaaaaaaaaaaaaaaaacaaaaacaattttaGGGTCTCATAACAGAATGAAAATGATGAAGAAAGGAAGAACAGGTAACCTGCAAGGTGTCTTTTCCGACTGAATCATACACCACTTCAACCCCTTCACCTGATGTAATCTCAGCCACACGTTCAACAAAAGATTCTTGTTTGCTGACAATCACATGGTGGCATCCATCTTCTTTAGCTTGTGCAGCTTTCTCTGAGGTTGAAACCGTTCCAATTACAGTAGCTCCAAGTGCATTTGCCCATTGACATAATAAGGATCCAACTCCACCGGCGGCAGCATGAACAAGAACCGTATGTCCACTTTCCACCTTGAAGCAACGGCGGAGGAGGAATTGAGCTGTCAGTCCTTTTAGCATGACGGAAGCTGCTACAACGGGGTCAACGGAGGAAGGCACGGGTACAACTTTTTCTGCAGGTAGTATCTGTTCTTCAGCGTATGCTCCCATGGGGAAACCGGCGTAGGCGACAATATCTCCGACTTGCCGGCCGGTTAGTCCTTGACCTACAGCTGTTACAACTCCGACAGCCTCCATACCTGGTGTGAATGGTATTGAAGCTGCTTTATAGGCGCCTGTGCGGAAATAAACGTCAATGAAATTTACTCCAATTGCTTTGTTTCTCACTCGAATCTCTCCGTCTTTTGGTTCTCCGATTTCAACGTCCTCCATTTTCATGACCTGTAACGATTTTGATTTATTTGTAATCACAAAGTTTTCATTTTCTGATGAATATAATCATATAACTGAATCCGAAATCACATGCATCATTAGGGCAAACACCTAGATCAACAATCACGGATAAAACAATTTACAACCTAGAATGTTAATGATGCTATTGATCACCGAAACTTCAATCATGCACTTAACTTTCAACAATAACTTGTTTATGATTCATAAAGGAACCGAATTGAGAAAGGAGAGGAGAGTTAGAGGGAGGAATACCTCAGGACCACCAAGTTCATGAACCCTGATAGCTTTAACCATggcggatgatgatgatgatgatgtagaAATCGTTCTAATTGTTGCAAAATTGGATCTGGTGGATTTGGGTTTGTTGAAATTGAGCTGATGTCGTTGTTGAAGGCGATGAATCGAGTGTTGAATAGTGAGAAAAGAGTTTAGTAGCAAGTGGGGTTGGAGCCGCCTTGATTGAATACGAACAATTCCCATTTGCTACGAATCTTGCCCTTTTTACTGTTTAAAAATTTAAAGTTGATCCTGGAGACTTACAATTTAGACCCCATAATATAttgagggggtgtttggatagctTTTCATACCAAAAAGTCCTTTTTAAAAAGAACTTTTTGATTTATATCTTTTTTTAAAATAtggttttaaaatgtgtttgtttAAACTTTTGAGGGGGAAAGGGAAAAAAAGCAAAAGTTGCCAAAAGTCATACATACATGACTTCTTAAAagccttctttttcttcttctcaaaAAGCTATTTTAAAAGATCTTTTTCAATTGCCAAACAACTTTTTAAACTTTTGACTTTTTGGAAAAGCCAAAAGTTTCAAAAGTCATTTTAAAAGCAAAGCCAAACACCCTGTGAGAGTTCAATTCACATACattattatatgtttttttaaccaGGGAATAATTTAATTACGACTGGGGAATTAAGTTTGATGGTTAAATTGACAAAATTAATGCAAAAACGAAAAAGTTTTGTTGAACGTTTAGCTTTTCGGTTAAATAAAAAGTTCTAAACTCATAAGCTAATTCTATTAGTATTTGACATTTTTTACGGGGCAAAGGCAAACTAGACCTGGCAATAGGacgggtttggagcgaatcgaccttaatccaaacccttttaacaagtTTTAAAACCCGATCCAAACCCACCTCGTAACCCgtagggttttgaataatcaaacacataCCTTTATCCACCAAATCAGCAGATATCCAAACACAGGGGCGGATCCAAGGGGTATCCCGGGATACCCCTCAAAAAAATTTCGACAGTGtagattttttagaaaaaaaaatcgttTTATATAGTGTATATATACACATCTCTTCACTTATAAGCACAAACAAATAGCTAGTCTACTGGTTAAGATGTTGGCTTAATAAAATAAAGGTCTAAGGATCAATTCTTGCTCTTTAAAAATCCTTTGTTTACATATCTTTTATCTTTCCAactattctatttttttttatttttataactattcTATTCAACATCGTCAAACACATGAAAACTTAGTTATTTTCATCTATTATATAAGCTTGTTATCCTCATGCTTTATTTGATATCTACTTTAAGTTCACATCGATTGAAGTATCAAAAGATActtcaacttcatgtttatataacaaCACTTGAAGTTAGCTAACGATTCGATTAAGGTTTGGGtttaaaaccaaaaccaaaccaGGAAACCCAAGTACAAATTGAAAACCGAAAAACCAAACCAATGGTTTTGGGTTtggtttgtttttaaaattttcaaaactgaGGCTGTCGGTTTTGGGTTCGGTTTTAGGAAAAACTAACCCGACCCCGCCACGCTCAGCCGTTGCGGTGATACCTAGGAAAAAAATTGGGATACCCCTTTGCTTTGAGCCTGGCTCCGCCACTGTCCAAACCCACCCCTTAACCCGTatgttttttgaataatcaaactcattttacttaaatcataaaatcacatttgtTAAATAGAACAaatgttgatttagaaaacacattatgtactcgaAGAGTTTCGATTGGAACTAAAAACATTATTGTAGTTACTTTTGATTGGTTTTTGACCCTCGATTGCATTGACAGAGAATAACAATTACAAACTTTCTTCCGATTGataaatgaatttattgatttataaatgaaattggtgattatacgatgaaatataaatgaaatgacatcATGATTATTGGGAGAAGACTAgaagtctagaagttgagtcCTCGAGTATTATGTAAAACCAGTTTAGTCTTTGGACTTTCGATTGGAATTTAAAGTAAAACttaggaaatataaaatataaatgtataattctaTAATTTATATGAGGCGGGTTATAAATGGAGCGGATCgatgatgatccatacccgacccttttaataaaagggttagcgggtacgAGTCGTTAACGGGTAAATGGATCAAAAAACTATGCCCCAAACCCatataattgttaagggtttggatcggatcagggtcaaaacccgctccattgccagGCCTAGGGCAAACTATAAGAATTTCCATAGAAAATTCTTCACATGTGGCACCATAAAAAGTAGTTTAAGAGAATCGAACTTTCAACCTCACGTCCGCATGAATATAAAACTCGGTGCATTAACCCAGCTAGGTTGGACATTTACTTAAatacaatttaaaataaataaattatatttgtatttttggtaattatcttatacaattaaatataaatatgttttaacaattataaagtttttatttaaaacaaaaatatatcTTATACGATTAAATATAAATATTGTTTAACATTTATGACGTATATATTTGAAATAACCATATAAATGGATTTTATAATTTAGTAATCttcatttaacaaataaataaatatttattatatgaACTTATAAACCAAAGTTAATATCATATAATGATATTGTTTGTCTTAGAACCACGAAACAATTGTAATATGTTAGAAAAATGTTTGAATTAAGTCTTACAAGATTGAAAagtcttatttattttatttgtaacaAAAAATCATTATTACTAATATGGATAAGAAAATTACCGATTAAAAATTTTAACTGGTTTATTTGGCGAAGGCCAAGGAAACCTTCACTGCTTCGGCCTCAAGTTTGTGTATGTTCGAGTTTATATATGTGTAATATACTTAACAATGTTTGGAATCAGCTTCTAACTTACTTTGCAAACCGTTTGTTGTGGGTCAAAATTAACTTGGGTTCAAATCCTTGCATCATCTTTctttttttgttaaaactaactttggaatttaaaaaaaattgctagctagttaattaataaaatttttCGAAAAAATATGTCAAGCGTAAGGGCCTTTTTTTGTTTCTCTCCATGACCCCAATGTTGGACCGATTACAATATATAGAAAAGATAATGTAATTAAATGCCACCAATGGTAATAAAAAGAATCCAAATAATAAAATCTGATGATGAAAAGAAAAATGACAAGAAAACACAAGTTGCTTTGTCATCACCTATTTTACGTACAATGCAAAATATGTACTATTTTGAAAATGTTTGATGTTTCCATCACCAAAGAAGGATGGTCGTATGGGGTGAGATAGGGAGGCACTGCGTTGGTAGGGGAGATCGGAGATCGTTGCTATTAGAATATGTTGTTTTATTAGTACGGAAGGAGTCTCGAATGCATCAAATTTGATTTTACAAATTAATTTAAATTCATAATTAAGTTTTGAATTTGTGCAGAATGGCATGGGATTTTATATgaatttttatataataaatttaCTTAGAATTTGGTGCAAAAGAAAGCAATATGATATTTGGATGGCTTATTTTCACATTTTTATGATAAATACCTTTTATGTTACATTTTCAATAGTTATGGACTTGGTTTGGAATGA
This window encodes:
- the LOC111876370 gene encoding uncharacterized protein LOC111876370 → MGIVRIQSRRLQPHLLLNSFLTIQHSIHRLQQRHQLNFNKPKSTRSNFATIRTISTSSSSSSAMVKAIRVHELGGPEVMKMEDVEIGEPKDGEIRVRNKAIGVNFIDVYFRTGAYKAASIPFTPGMEAVGVVTAVGQGLTGRQVGDIVAYAGFPMGAYAEEQILPAEKVVPVPSSVDPVVAASVMLKGLTAQFLLRRCFKVESGHTVLVHAAAGGVGSLLCQWANALGATVIGTVSTSEKAAQAKEDGCHHVIVSKQESFVERVAEITSGEGVEVVYDSVGKDTLQGSLECVKIRGHLVCFGQSSGAPDPVPLSALAVKSLFLTRPSLMQYTSKRDELLEAAGEVFGNIANGVLRVRVNHKYPLSQAGQAHSDLETRKTTGSIVLIPDGIEL